In Mangifera indica cultivar Alphonso chromosome 1, CATAS_Mindica_2.1, whole genome shotgun sequence, a single genomic region encodes these proteins:
- the LOC123222312 gene encoding WEB family protein At5g55860-like, with amino-acid sequence MVAKGRQNNTDSAKVEVGEIDTSAPFQSVKDAVTLFGEGAFSGEKPSIKKAKPLSAESILAKEAQLHLAQKELNKLKDQLKNAETTKAQALVELEKAKGTVDDLNNKLKVLKESKGSAIKETEAAKNQAKQIEESNSGNSVGSEGDREQDLETAREKYMTVVNELDGAKQELRNIRQDCDATLEAKVTAFNLAAEAENAAKANMERVSELSKEISAVQESIGQVKLATMQAQQEQAKVFTDKDVLKQSYKVTLEESAKKLNSLKNQFDPELTKSLETQLTETMNEVAALQKQMENAKASDLDSVRTVTSELDDAKGSLQKVAEEESSLRSLVESLKQELENVKKEHTELKEKETETESLAGNLHVKLRKSKSELEACLAEESKVRGASEEMISTLKQLSLETENAKQEAEDMKNKAKELRDEAEAAKIALEEAEKKLKAALEEAEEAKDAEAMALDQIKTLSERANAARASTSESGAKITISREEFESLSRKVEESDTLAEMKVAAAMAQVEAVKASENEALKKLEATQKEIEDMKAATEDALKRAQMAEAAKRAVEGELRRWREREQKKAAEAAARILAETEMSSQTSPHHYLVQKQNSSEKFMEVRKLEKEKTSLSKKALMPNISFFNRKKNQIEGGSPSYLPGENPI; translated from the exons atggtAGCGAAAGGACGTCAAAATAATACAGACTCAGCTAAGGTTGAGGTAGGTGAGATAGACACCAGTGCACCATTTCAATCTGTTAAAGATGCAGTAACTCTTTTTGGTGAGGGTGCTTTCTCAGGGGAAAAACCTTCCATAAAGAAGGCAAAACCTCTTTCTGCAGAG AGTATATTGGCCAAGGAGGCACAACTTCACTTGGCCCAGAAAGAGCTGAACAAGTTAAAGGACCAGCTGAAAAATGCCGAAACTACCAAGGCCCAAGCACTTGTTGAGCTTGAAAAAGCTAAAGGAACAGTTGATGATCTCAACAACAAACTCAAAGTCCTTAAAGAATCCAAGGGTTCAGCAATTAAGGAAACAGAAGCTGCTAAGAATCAAGCAAAGCAGATTGAGGAATCAAACAGTGGCAATTCTGTGGGATCTGAAGGTGATAGGGAACAAGACCTAGAAACTGCAAGGGAAAAGTATATGACTGTGGTTAATGAACTGGATGGTGCAAAGCAAGAATTGAGGAATATTCGTCAGGACTGTGATGCAACCTTGGAAGCAAAAGTCACTGCCTTTAATCTAGCAGCTGAAGCTGAAAATGCTGCCAAAGCAAACATGGAGAGAGTTAGTGAACTCTCCAAGGAAATCTCTGCTGTGCAGGAATCAATTGGGCAAGTGAAGCTTGCAACCATGCAAGCACAGCAAGAGCAAGCAAAAGTATTTACTGACAAGGATGTTCTGAAGCAGTCATATAAAGTAACTTTGGAAGAGTCAGCCAAGAAACTGAATTCTTTGAAGAATCAATTTGATCCTGAACTCACCAAGAGTCTTGAAACACAATTGACTGAAACAATGAACGAGGTTGCAGCTCTGCAGAAGCAGATGGAAAATGCAAAGGCTTCAGATTTAGATTCTGTGAGAACTGTTACTTCGGAGTTGGATGATGCAAAGGGGTCTCTGCAGAAAGTAGCGGAAGAGGAAAGCTCATTGCGAAGCTTGGTGGAGTCTCTTAAGCAAGAGCTTGAGAATGTGAAGAAAGAGCATACTGAACTGAAGGAGAAGGAAACTGAAACAGAATCTCTTGCTGGGAACCTTCATGTCAAACTCCGTAAAAGTAAGTCTGAGCTTGAAGCATGCCTTGCTGAGGAATCTAAAGTAAGAGGTGCTTCTGAAGAAATGATCTCAACGCTTAAACAGTTATCCTTGGAAACAGAAAATGCAAAACAAGAAGCTGAAGATATGAAGAATAAAGCTAAGGAGTTGAGGGATGAAGCTGAAGCTGCCAAGATTGCTCTGGAAGAAGCAGAAAAGAAGCTGAAAGCTGCTTTGGAAGAAGCTGAAGAAGCCAAAGACGCAGAGGCAATGGCCCTTGATCAGATTAAGACCTTGTCTGAGAGAGCTAATGCTGCACGAGCATCAACTTCTGAGTCTGGTGCTAAAATAACTATCTCTAGGGAAGAATTTGAGTCACTGAGCCGTAAAGTTGAGGAGTCTGACACATTGGCAGAAATGAAAGTGGCAGCTGCCATGGCCCAGGTGGAAGCTGTGAAGGCTAGTGAAAATGAGGCCCTGAAGAAGTTGGAGGCAACTCAGAAGGAGATTGAGGACATGAAGGCTGCCACTGAAGATGCTTTAAAGAGGGCACAGATGGCTGAAGCAGCCAAGAGGGCAGTTGAGGGAGAGCTTCGGAGGTGGCGTGAACGGGAACAAAAGAAGGCAGCTGAAGCTGCAGCTCGGATTCTTGCAGAAACAGAGATGTCATCACAGACATCTCCACATCACTATCTTGTTCAAAAGCAGAATTCATCAGAAAAATTTATGGAGGTTCGGAAGTTGGAAAAGGAGAAGACATCTCTGTCGAAAAAAGCACTCATGCCTAATATCAGCTTCTTTAATCGGAAAAAGAACCAAATCGAAGGCGGGTCACCATCTTATCTGCCTGGTGAAAATCCTATATGA